From Planctomycetota bacterium, a single genomic window includes:
- a CDS encoding methyltransferase domain-containing protein has protein sequence MTRGLANHVAPLADHAGRMDRMYRFTRHVYDASRKYYLLGRDQLLSRIARDMDGGSGVAVCEIGCGTARNLIKLARLNPALRLFGLDAAQSMLDTAAASLKRAGLTDRVTLRRALAEQLDHRRTFDRDHPFNAVFFSYALSMMPTWPAAIDAALANLAPAGRLYIVDFCDQADLPRAFAGLLKRWLALFHVHHRPELLAHLHSLQAAGRIELELTYLYRRYAFCAVIRDGYDPAAQKLQSPASVTR, from the coding sequence ATGACCCGCGGGCTTGCAAATCATGTCGCGCCGCTCGCGGACCATGCCGGTCGCATGGACCGCATGTACCGCTTCACGCGTCACGTCTACGACGCCTCCCGCAAGTACTACCTGCTCGGGCGCGACCAGCTTCTTTCGCGTATCGCTAGAGACATGGACGGCGGCTCCGGGGTCGCCGTCTGTGAAATCGGCTGCGGCACCGCACGGAATCTCATCAAGCTGGCGCGGCTGAATCCGGCGCTCCGCCTCTTCGGCCTCGACGCCGCGCAGTCCATGCTCGACACCGCCGCCGCATCGCTGAAGCGGGCCGGGCTCACGGATCGCGTCACGCTGCGCCGCGCGCTGGCCGAGCAGCTCGATCATCGCAGGACGTTTGACCGTGATCATCCGTTCAACGCCGTGTTCTTCTCGTATGCCTTGTCGATGATGCCGACCTGGCCCGCCGCCATCGACGCCGCCCTGGCGAATCTCGCGCCGGCCGGGCGACTCTACATCGTCGACTTCTGCGATCAGGCTGACTTGCCTCGTGCGTTTGCCGGCCTGCTCAAACGATGGCTCGCCCTGTTTCATGTCCATCATCGCCCCGAACTGCTCGCCCATCTTCATTCGCTTCAGGCCGCCGGCCGGATTGAGTTGGAATTGACCTACCTGTATCGCCGCTACGCCTTCTGTGCGGTGATTCGGGATGGGTATGACCCGGCCGCGCAAAAATTGCAGTCGCCGGCGAGCGTGACCCGATAA